In Lewinella sp. 4G2, the sequence CGTAGAAACCGGAGTTGTCCAGCATTTGGGCGGAGATGGCGTTGACGCCGCCACCGTTCAGGGTGGGGAAATCGTAGAAAGTACCAGCGTTGGCCGTGTGGTTGGGGTTCACGATGGCCAGCCCGTTCAGCCGCCATAGGTTTTTATTAGGAGAGTTCCCCCGCACGCTCAGGTGGTTGGCCTGGTCGTTCGTCTGCACCACGCCGGGTAGTAGGGCCACCAGCCGGGCGGGGTCGTAGAAGGTGCCCGGCAGCCGGTAGACCTCCTCAATCGTAAACCGTTGCGCGAGTGGGCTGACGGCTTTGTATTCGGCCCGCACTTCCGCCCCGGGCAGGTCGTAGCTGCCTCCAAAACTCAGGCTATCCTGCCCCGTAAGGCTACCACTCAGGCAAAATAGGACCAAGGCAAATAATCTCCAGATCATTAATTGTTTTTTAAGGCAGCCGCGAGTAGTCCGGTCTAGGCAACTTCGAGTAAGCCTTGTCCAGGCACCCTCTAAAATCTAATGTCTAAAATCTAACGTCTCAAAATGGGCGCTGCCGCAGGTGCAAGGTAAGGACCACCGTACCCCTCACCACTAGGACGAAGCTCAATCCCCCTCCCCCATCCACAACTTGACGACCGACTGACACGCAGCTACGGGGGCCAGGACGGTACGGATAAAAAAATATTGAAACGCTTGCGTAAGTTTAAATCCCTGTGCTATCTTTGCGGTCCCTTACACGAAGGGCGGTTAGCTCAGTTGGTTTAGAGCACCTCGTTTACACCGAGGGGGTCGGGGGTTCGAGCCCCTCACTGCCCACCAAACAACGCCAGTTTTCGCATCGCGGAAGCTGGCGTTCGTGTTTCTACCCGGCCCATTTGAGTGACTCAGTCTGACGGTATTCAAAGTCGTTGCCAGCTCGCCACCCACGCTTATTCATTGATCCGCAGCGTAGTATCCGCTCCCTCGATCGTGAGAATGGTCGGTTCAGATCCCACGTAGAGTTCCACGTCAAACGTATCCCGCCGCTCAAAAAAGGCCAGGCAACTGATGGCCTGGGTAGAATCCTGGTGCAGCGCCACCGATGTTTGGGTAGGTAAACTCTCGGCCACTTCCCCCGTGGTAAATAGAAAAGCCCGGGCGCTTTCGCTGTCGCAGCCGCTCACCCCGTAGCTGATATCGATACACGTCCCCTCTACCCCGTTGACGGTCAACCTAGTAACCTGCGGCCCGTTGCGCCAATCACCGGAAGGGTCAATGCGCACTTCTGTCCCGCAACTCGGGGGAGGCACGCTGATATCATCGTCATCACAATTACAGCAGGGAACGACGGAGGCGAAGAAGAGTAGAAGGAGGTATTTCATGCTTGGGTGGTTTCAGTGAGTAGACGGTCACAGAGGGACTTGGCGTTGGGGATTTTAGAAGATAGATTTTAGATTTTAGATGGGATACCTGAGGCCTTGGACGTTATCCGTCCCTTAACCGTGGTAGTGATTTCAGAGCCGTTGAGCGTGAAGAAATTTGTACTGTTCGAGCACGCGAAAGATTGGTTAATTGACCACCGAATCACGTAATCAAATAACTCAGGCTTAGCATCAAGGACGATTGGCGAGTTTGCAGATTTTTGCCTTCCACCGGAAAATCGCGTTAAGCCACGGTTACAGGACAAAGCTTTTGCTTCTTTTAGCTGCGCTGCTACTGCGTGGTGGCTACAAAAGAAGTGCCAGAAAAGTGTGCCAAAATAGAGAGTACCAAACAACATTAAAACCCGGCCTGGAGGCCGGGAGCCGGGAAGGGCGAAATCGCATTAAGTCACGGTTACAGAACAAGATTTTTGCTTCTTTTAGCTACGCTGCTACTGCGTGGTCATCTGACAAGAAGTGATAGAAAAGACACCACGTTAAGCATCGACTAAAGGTCGACGTACCGGAAGTAAGCCCGGCCTGGAGGCTGGGAGCCGGGATAGCACCGAGAAACACTAAATACAACATACTAAAATCAACGAAGCACAGCAACCAACGTTACCGTGCTTCGAAACTACGCAACCAAAGCTGCGCAACTATTCCAAACTACCACTCCTCAAAGCACCAGATCGAACGTCGAAACGCCGTGGCTCTTGGTGAGGGAAGCATCGCTGTGAAAAACGAGTTGGAATAAGGCGACTAAAGAGAACATGTGTAACAGGATTTGGTGAGCTTCTAAAATAAGGGGACGAGGCAGTACTGCGCAAGTCCCCACCCTGATTTACAAGGAGTTAGCCCACAAAAAACAGCGCTTTACAAGACGCCAACCTAAAATTTTCGATAATCACCTTCCAAATACGAATTAGCCTTCTCCTCCCGAAACCGCCCCGCCGCACTATCCCAGTGTAACGTCTCTCCCGGAAAGCGGCCGGCAATCGTGCCCAACAAAATGGTTTCCGTCAACCGAGCGGCGTAGCTGAAGGGAGCGGTGGTTTCCCCTTTACCTAAACAGGCATCCACGAATTGGTGGTAGTGCTTCGGCGATTCTAGCGCGTAATCCCGCACCGGCTCCGCCATGTCCGGGGTGGAGACGGCGGCGATCTCCGCCTCAATATCGACGAAGGCCCCATCCACAATCTTTTGGGGCAGCAACTGGAAGTGGGGTAAGTACAGATTCCCCTCCTCCCCAAAGAAAATAGCCCCCTGATCGTGTAATTCCGTCCCGTCGGGCAGGGCCAGCTCGGGCACGGCGCCCGGTGCGCCCGGGCCATCGTACCAGACCCATTTAAAATCATCCGTCGTGTAGGGGGTGCCGGGGAATTCGTAGGTCACCATGTTGTTCTCCGGGAAGCCAACACCGTTGGGCGGCCGACATTCCGTGGTGATGGTCTCCGGCACGTCGAGGGCCAGCGCGTTGTAGGGCGTATCAAAAATGTGGACGCCCATATCACCTAAAGTACCGCAACCAAAGTCGACCAGTTTGCGCCAGTTCATGGGGTGGTAAAAGTCTTTGACGTAGGGGCGTTCCGCGGCCGTGCCGAGCCAGAGGTTCCAATCGAGGCTATCCGGAA encodes:
- a CDS encoding Gfo/Idh/MocA family protein, coding for MKRRKFLQASAVLAAATALPSCNPETKPAGEGAETAAAQLRTAHIGVGNMGLEDLQAVASHDRVTVSALCDVDAGYLAAAAALFPDAKTYSDYRVMLKELGDEVDAVVVSTPDHTHAPASLAAMELGKPVYCQKPLTHHVSEAREMRRVAEEKGLVTQMGIQVHSFYDYKLATLLIQSGIIGKVHTVRAWSPKNWGYDGLAPAGSDPVPDSLDWNLWLGTAAERPYVKDFYHPMNWRKLVDFGCGTLGDMGVHIFDTPYNALALDVPETITTECRPPNGVGFPENNMVTYEFPGTPYTTDDFKWVWYDGPGAPGAVPELALPDGTELHDQGAIFFGEEGNLYLPHFQLLPQKIVDGAFVDIEAEIAAVSTPDMAEPVRDYALESPKHYHQFVDACLGKGETTAPFSYAARLTETILLGTIAGRFPGETLHWDSAAGRFREEKANSYLEGDYRKF